DNA from Leptospira bandrabouensis:
ATACAAAGCAAAAATTCCGCCTGTAATTGCAAATGGAACATTCAGGAAAATAATTATTGCCGCAGATACTTCGTTAAATGCAAAATAGAGAATCAAAAAAATGATAATAAGCGTAATTGGTACAACAACATAAAGTGTTTTTGTAGCAGATTCAAACTTTTCAAATTCTCCGCCAGTCGTATAATGATAACCAGCAGGAAATTTTATTTCCTTTTGTAAGACTGCTTGTACTGCATTCACGGTACTTACCATATCACTTCCCCGAATGTTAAATTGAACTAATGCATAACGGTTTTGATTTTGATGGTAAATTTGGACTGGTCCATCTTCGATGTGGATTTCAGATAGTTCATGTAATGGAGCAAATGTTTTATTCCCTACTTTCACGGGTATATTTTTGATTTGTTCTGGATTTGGACCAACATCGGTTTTCACTGCAATATCAAATCGTTTCATCCCTTCATAAACGATACCTGCTGGAACGCCTGATGAAATTGATTCGGTGACACGATTTACATCAAGGATAGATTGGTCATACCTTGCCAACTTTTCTCTGTTAGGTTTGATGCGGAGGTATTCTAACCCATACAATTGTTCAATTCGTAAATCGACAACTCCAGGAATGTGTTTGATTTTTGTGGAGATTTCTTCTGCTAAAGATTTTAATTGAATTAAATCATCTCCAAATATTTTGATTCCTACATCGGCTCGAATCCCCGCCATAATTTCATTGTTACGCATTTCAATTGGTTGCGATAAACCATAGGCAACTTGAGGTGTCACTCTTTCTATAATCTCTTGTAACTTGGATTCAATCTCTTGTTTGGTTAAATTCCATTCAGACCGAGGTTTCATATCCAAATACATATCTGTTTTTTCGACACCCATCGGTTCGATTGCCAATTCGGGAGAACCGGTTCTTGAAACCACTTCCGTGATTTCTGGAATTTCTTTAAGAATGGCTTTCTCTATTTTCATAGAAGATTGTAAAGATTCGGTTAATGTCGTTGATGGATACCGACTAATTTCGATTAGTAAATTTCCTTCATCTAGCTTAGGAAGGAATTCTCCTCCTAATCGAAAAAATAAAACAATGGAAAGAATAAGAATTCCAATTGAAGAATAGGTTACTTTTTTAGATTCTCTTAGGCAATAATCCAATTTTGGTGTATACCAGTTGTGAATTTTTTGAAAAACCTTTGTTTCTCCTTCGGCAATATGACCTCCTTTCAAAAAGTAAGATGCCAATACAGGTATTAAAGTCAAAGTCAAAAAGAATGCACCAAGGAGTGCAAAAAGTACGGAGGTTGCCATTGGAATAAACATTTTACCTTCTGTTCCACTTAAGGTAAGGATCGGGATATAAACGATTCCTATAATGATCTCTCCATAAATTGTAGCCTTCCGAACTTCAATGGTTGCGGTTAAAATGGTTTCTTTTTGTTCCTCATCGGTAAGATCTCGTTTTAATTCTTTTCGTTTTAATCCTAAACGTCTATGTGAGTTTTCGATCAAAATAACTGCGCCATCAACTATGAGTCCAAAATCTATTGCTCCCATAGACATTAAATTTGCAGGAAGGTCCCGCAAAAACATGAGTGTAATGGCAAATAACATAGCAAGAGGAATGACCGAAGCTATTACAAGTCCTGACCGGAAATCACCAATCATCAAAAATAGAATAATGATAACAAGAATGGCTCCTTCCGAAAGATTCCACACAATTGTTTTTAATGTATTTTTTACCATAATCGAACGATCATAGTATGGTTTAATTTTCATACCTGTTGGAAGGGTTTTTTCGATTTGGGTAATTTTATCTTTTACAGCAGTTGTTACTTCTAAAGAGTTTTCTCCGAGTAACATCAGTGTTACGGCGCCCACGACCTCCGATTCACCAGATGCCGTTGCAGCACCTTTTCGTAACCTAGGCCCTTCCACAATTGTAGCAATGCTACTTAAATAAATGGGAAAACCATCTCCCATTTTCCCTACTTGGATTTTTTCAAAATCAGTTGTTGTTTTTAACAATCCATCACTACCAACAATCAACTGTTCGCCGGACTTTTCGATATATCCGCTACCAGTGGAAAGATTGTTACTTTGTACTGCATTGACAATTTGATTTAGAGAAACACCAAGAGAGGCAGCTTTAAAAGGATTTACAATCACTTGGTATTGTTTGGTTTTTCCTCCGAAACTATTAACTTCTACAATTCCTGGAACTGTTTTAAGTGTTGGATTGATATACCAATTTAAATAAGTAGTGAGTTCCATTTGACTATGGAATTCGCTTTCTAAGGTAAATTGAAAAACCTCACCAAGACCTGTGGTGATGGGACCAATCACTGGTTTTCCAAAAATGGCTGGAATATTTTCGGAAGCTTCGGTTAGTTTTTCACTAACTAACTGTCTACTTTTCCATAGATCTGTACCATCTGCAAATACTGCAGTAACAAGGGAAAAACCGTAACGAGAAACCGATCGGACTTCAACTAAATTGGGAATGCCTGTTATAGCTCTTTCCACCGGTAGAGTGATGTACTGTTCAATTTCCAAAGTAGATAATGCAGGTGAGGTGGTTATGACCTGAACTTGGACATTTGTAATGTCAGGAACTGCATCTACTTTTAAATGGTTTAGTGAATAAAGTCCACCAAATACAAGTAATGTGGTAAGGATTAAAACTAGTAATCTGTTTTGTAAGGATACTTGTACAATTTTTGTTAAAAATTCCATGATTATTCTCCACCAAATGTTGATTTGAAGAGAATAGCTTTGAGTTCGAAGGCTCCTTTCGTTACAACACGATCACCTTCATTAATTCCGGAAATGATTTCTGTTTTTCCATCAGTAGTAAATCCTGTTGTAATTTCATTCCACTTAAACTCATTACTTTTAGTTTCTATAAATACAAATTTTTTATTTTGATAGGATTGGATTGCAACTTCGGCAATTTGAATTCCGTTTCTACCGTTTACACTCAATATGGCTTTTCCAAACAATCCAATCTTTGCTTTGCGGTTTTTATTTTTAAAAACAAGTCTCGCGTGTACAGTTCTTGATTCGGGATCTACTTTTTCACCTATATGTTCCAAGATTCCTTCAAATTCTGAATCGGGATAAGCATTTAAAATAATTTTACCGGGAATCCCTTCTGAGAGGTATTTCAAATCGTTTTCAAAAATTTTAGCTTGGAACCAAAGTTGAGACAACTCGGCTATCGTTGTTAGGATTTGGTTACCTAAAACTATGGACCCTGGGATTGCGTTTCTTGACAATGCAAGTCCAGATCTAGGAGAAAATACGGTGTAAACGCCAGAAGCAGAATTATCAATGGCTAGTCCGTTCGCACGTAAATTTTCTTCTGCTGATATTTTTTCAGATTCTATTACTTTAAGATTAGATTCCGCATCAATAAGCTCTTGTTTGGCGGCCAAATTCATTTTTACTAATGAATTAATCCTGTTTAAATTTTGTTCGGCTGCAGTGTATTTAGATTTAGCTACTAAATAGGCAGATCTTAGTTTTGCAAGCTCTGGGGAATCGATGGTTGCTAATTTTTGTCCTTTTTTAATGGAATCTCCTTCCACAAAGGAAACTGAGGTAATTCGACCAGAGATTCTTGCTGGTACATCAATGATCGCATCAGGAACTGCTTCTGTTTCTCCAATGAGTTCTATTTTAGTTTCGATCGGTTCGGTTTTTACTACTTCAATTTCTAAAGATAAATTTTTTCTGTTTTCATCCAAAATTTTTACAATATCTTTGGAATCTTCTGTATTTTCAGAAATGGAATTTGTAGCTCTAAACTTCCATAGGTAAATTGAAATGGAAACAAGCAGAAGTGAGGTTAGAAGTAATATAGTTTGTTTTTTCATGGTTTGACCTCTAATGAGTCGCTAGGAAGGCCGAGAACACGGACGAGTTCAATTTGCGATAATTCAAACTCAGATTTTGTGTTCAGATAATTTAGTTTTGTTTGTAAAAGAATTCTTTGATGATTGATCGCATCGATGATCTTAATTTTGCCAAATTGGATTGCGTCCTGCAGATTTTTTAAATCAGTTTCTGCTCGATCCATTTTGGTTTTTTCATAAAGTTTAATTTCTTCGGAAAGATAAATATAGTTGGTAAAAGCAAAGAGGACTTCTTGTTTAATATTTCTTGAAACAGATTCTTTAATTTCTCTGGAACTATCGACCTTTGAAGATGCAACTACAGTTTCACCTTCATAATCTCGCCAAATGGTTAAAGGTAAACTTAACATTCCACCTACCACTTTTTCATTAAATCCATCATTTTGTGCAAACGCTCCTAAGGTTACATTTGGGATTTTTTGTCGCCTAACTTCATTTTGCCGCAAAATTGACAATTCAATTTCTTTTTCTGAGAGTGAAAGTTCCGGACGCAATTGCATTGCCATTTGAATTAATTCTGATTTATCTTTTGGTAATTCTTTAGGAAATATCCAGTTGTTATTTGGCATATTTTCAAATTCAAAAGGTAAACCAAGTAATACTTCTAACTCTGACTTTGCATTTTCTGATAAACGATGCGTTTGGTTCCAAATTTTAAAGATTCTGATTTCTTCTGATTCGGAGAGCGATTCATCAATTCCAGGAGATAGTCCTTCATTAACTCTTGCTTTCGAAACTTTTTTAAGTTCTTTAACTAGATTTAAGCTATTTAGGCTATTCTCTTCTTCCAAAAGTAAATAGTGATATCGGATCATCTTTTTCAAGGCTGCAAATTCTAAAGTTCTCTTTACAGATTCTAACCGAAAAACTTGCGCTTTAAACTCTTCATCTGCGATTTGAACAGAGATCTCTCTTTTTCCATTGGTAAAAATTTCTTGGTTTACCATAACTTGGAAGTTGTTCGCCGCATTTGGTTCTGATAAAAATGTGGGTCCAGAAGACTCTCCTTTTCTTGTTGCCACATAACTGCTGAAAACTGGATTCGATGGAAAGTAGTAGGAAGCAATTTTTTTTCTACCGGAAATCTCCTTAAGTTTAATTTCTTCAACTCGGAAGTCCGGATGTTTACTTACAATGCAATGGCTAAGTTCCACTAAGGAATTATTTTTTTTACAAGTAACACCGTACGAATCATTCGAATCCGAATGAATTGGGTAAACTGTAAAGTACATGAAAACCAAACAACAAGTGATTACTTTAGGATGTTTGGGAAAAAGATTAAAGTACATAGAACCTCCAAAAAGTGTTCATGCAATGAAATTGCAAATCAACTAAGAGAGGTTTGGTTTAGGTGGTCGGAAAAAATTATTTAATGTAACTAGTTTTGGGATAAGAAGTTCAGGATGATTGATATATACTTTATGAAGTTGGATTTGAACATGAGATAAATACAAATCCCAAGAGCAGGACATAATCAAATTGCAAGGACATGAAAAACAAACATGATCCGCATGTTCACCTTCTTCTTGTAAATCATGGCCAGGATTCAATCCGAAGGCATGATCTAAAAATGCGTAAGGACATCCACTTTCTGGAGAACCGATGAGTCCGCAGTTGACTTCATTGTCAACGATGCGCTGGTACATGAAATTTGCGGAAAATAAGAAGACAAAGCTAAATAGAAAAATTTTCTTCCAGAAACTGAGTTTTTTCAGATTTAACTTCATAACCTTACTTGAAGTTTGGTATCTCCTTTGCAATTTGCAATAACTTATCAGCAATTTCTGGAACGCAAATAGGCGAAACATGGCTACTATCGACAAAAGTTTTACAATTGGTATTCCCATGGTTCAAAGATATGAGACGAATATTTTTTGAATTTGGATCCACCAAAGGTCTGCCGTATATTTCCATTAAATTTCCACCGGTGATCGATTTTCTCAGTTGGCCGTAGTAGGGGTGGACTTGCGGTTCCCAAAGTACTGTTGGAATATTATGTTCCTCGGCATGTTGGATGATTTTCTTTAAAAACCCATATTCTGTTTCGGAGAAGGTATAATTCGTGAGCAAAAGTTCACGTTGAGATTGGCTATAATCTACGATCCGATCCTTAAATTCTTGTGGAGTGAAATTATCTAACTCAATTCCAATTTTCTTTGGATCAAAAGGTCTTTTTTTATTTAAATAGGAAGCAAGTGCAATGAAGTAATTATCATCATTTGCTGTTTTACCTTTAATCCAATTGGTCACGCCTTGTGTTGGACTAAAGTGATAGTTATAAGAAAGGAAAAATAATTTTGATAATATTTCTCTTTGGTATTTAAAATTAAAAGTTGGGAAAATATCAATTAACTCATCCTCATGTAACATTAACTCTTGCCATTTGGATTTGTAAGAAAACACATTGTTTTCATTTAACATTTCTTCAGAAAATTCCAAAAACAATAAATCTGGTTTAAAACCTGACTTAGACATGGATTGGATCATTAAATAAAATAAAAAATATTCGGATGCTTTGATGGAGGACCTAGTTTCGAAATAAATCGGACCTGAATAGGTAGATTGATTTACAGGAATTTTTTCCCATTCGTGAAAAATATCAGAACGAGAAGTGCCTGTCACAACAACCACTTTGGTATTTTCAGATTGGAGTTTTTTATCTTCTTCCCATACTTTTGGTAAGCCAACCAGTACATTTTGTCCAGATTTGTATGCTCTTCTACCTGCTTCTCTTAACTCAGGTATACAAACCAGTTTATCAACCAGAAAGACAAAAAAGATGATGAAAAAAGGATATAAATAAATTCGTTTTTGGTTCATAGGTTCTCTCAGAATTGAAAATAGATAAATGTTTCCACTGGGTTCTCAATTTTGACTAATGCGAAGAAAACGAGTAAGGAAAATATTGGAACTAACCAATGAACGTATGGTTGTAGTTTTTCTTTAAAATAGTTTTTGTATTCAACAAATTGAAATAGGTAACAAGCTAAAATTAATAACCAAAAATCTGGTTTATAAATAAAGTTTTTAGCCGTGGAAGTGGATGCTGACCAAAATTTATAAATACCCTGTAAGGAATCGATACGAAAGAAAGGACTGACCAAATTAAAACCAATAAAGACATAAATGAATCCAATGATTTTTTGTTTGGTGGTCATATCTTTTCTATTCATTTTTCCGAACGTAAATCTTTCAATGGCAAGAAAGATACCGTGTAAAAATCCCCAAATAAAAAAAGTATATGTATTTCCATGCCATAATCCTGCCAAAGCCATTACTGTGACAGTATTGAACATAAAGCGCGACTCGGATACTCTATTTCCACCTAACGGAATGTATAGGTAGTCTCTAATCCAAGTGGACAAGGTAATATGCCACCTAGACCAAAATTCAGAAAAACTAACCGATAAAAATGGTGAACGAAAGTTTTCAGGAATTTCATATCCAAGTAAAAAGGCTGATCCTCTTGCAAGGTCAGTATAACCTGAAAAATCTCCATACACTTGTAAAGAGAATGCCATTGTTGAAATAAAGATACTGAGTCCATCATATCCAGCAGGATCGGCAAAAACTGGATTGATGGTCTTTGCAATTTGATCGGCAATTAAAACTTTTTTGATAATACCGGAAAGTATATGTAGAATTCCTCTATGTACGAAATCCCAATTGAGTTTTGCATGATCGATTTGTTCATAAAAATCATCATGTCGCATGATGGGACCTGCAATGAGTTGTGGGAAAAATAAAATAAAAAGTAAAAAATTGGTAAAAGGTGATTCTGTAAATTTTCCTCTCCAAGCATCAACAAGGTAAGCTATCATTTGAAACGTATAGAAGCTAATGGCCAGTGGAAGGGCAAATTGACTTAATGATTGGATAAAGGGAATCGAGATCTCTCCTTCTTTACTTAAAAATTGTAAGTAAGTTAGGATATATTTGAAAAAACAAAGGTTGAGTAAGTTAATCACTACACCTAAAACTAAAAAGATTTTCTTTTTAGTTTTTAAGATTCCTAAAACAAAAAAGTGTGTGATAAGAATGAAGAGTAAAAAGTGAGTTAAAAAAGAAAGACTCCAATATCCATAAAAAACTAAGGAAAAGAAAATCAGAATGTACTTTCTGAACTTTCCGGGTGCCATCCAATAGATAGTATAACAACCTACAAAAAATAGAAAATAATCAATGGAATTGAAGAGCATTTTCCCTAGAATTTCTGCGATATTTTTTTCTACCAGTCATTTTACACAATCATACTTGCCTCAAAAATCAAACCCAGGAAGATCAGTCTTCATGGCGACTCAAAATATACTTTGGACACCTCATTCAAAAGATACGAACCTTTCCCGTTTTTCAGGCCATCTAGAATCCAAGTTTGGAAAATCATTTTCAGATTATGTTTCTTTCCATAAGT
Protein-coding regions in this window:
- a CDS encoding efflux RND transporter permease subunit yields the protein MEFLTKIVQVSLQNRLLVLILTTLLVFGGLYSLNHLKVDAVPDITNVQVQVITTSPALSTLEIEQYITLPVERAITGIPNLVEVRSVSRYGFSLVTAVFADGTDLWKSRQLVSEKLTEASENIPAIFGKPVIGPITTGLGEVFQFTLESEFHSQMELTTYLNWYINPTLKTVPGIVEVNSFGGKTKQYQVIVNPFKAASLGVSLNQIVNAVQSNNLSTGSGYIEKSGEQLIVGSDGLLKTTTDFEKIQVGKMGDGFPIYLSSIATIVEGPRLRKGAATASGESEVVGAVTLMLLGENSLEVTTAVKDKITQIEKTLPTGMKIKPYYDRSIMVKNTLKTIVWNLSEGAILVIIILFLMIGDFRSGLVIASVIPLAMLFAITLMFLRDLPANLMSMGAIDFGLIVDGAVILIENSHRRLGLKRKELKRDLTDEEQKETILTATIEVRKATIYGEIIIGIVYIPILTLSGTEGKMFIPMATSVLFALLGAFFLTLTLIPVLASYFLKGGHIAEGETKVFQKIHNWYTPKLDYCLRESKKVTYSSIGILILSIVLFFRLGGEFLPKLDEGNLLIEISRYPSTTLTESLQSSMKIEKAILKEIPEITEVVSRTGSPELAIEPMGVEKTDMYLDMKPRSEWNLTKQEIESKLQEIIERVTPQVAYGLSQPIEMRNNEIMAGIRADVGIKIFGDDLIQLKSLAEEISTKIKHIPGVVDLRIEQLYGLEYLRIKPNREKLARYDQSILDVNRVTESISSGVPAGIVYEGMKRFDIAVKTDVGPNPEQIKNIPVKVGNKTFAPLHELSEIHIEDGPVQIYHQNQNRYALVQFNIRGSDMVSTVNAVQAVLQKEIKFPAGYHYTTGGEFEKFESATKTLYVVVPITLIIIFLILYFAFNEVSAAIIIFLNVPFAITGGIFALYLRGLPFSISAGVGFIALFGIAVLNGLVLISFIRGLEQTGMKKEEAVKEAAVSRLRPVLTTAFLASIGFIPMAISTSPGAEVQRPLATVVIGGLVSASALTLFVLPLVYLKFAAKKVFMLSKDA
- a CDS encoding TolC family protein yields the protein MYFNLFPKHPKVITCCLVFMYFTVYPIHSDSNDSYGVTCKKNNSLVELSHCIVSKHPDFRVEEIKLKEISGRKKIASYYFPSNPVFSSYVATRKGESSGPTFLSEPNAANNFQVMVNQEIFTNGKREISVQIADEEFKAQVFRLESVKRTLEFAALKKMIRYHYLLLEEENSLNSLNLVKELKKVSKARVNEGLSPGIDESLSESEEIRIFKIWNQTHRLSENAKSELEVLLGLPFEFENMPNNNWIFPKELPKDKSELIQMAMQLRPELSLSEKEIELSILRQNEVRRQKIPNVTLGAFAQNDGFNEKVVGGMLSLPLTIWRDYEGETVVASSKVDSSREIKESVSRNIKQEVLFAFTNYIYLSEEIKLYEKTKMDRAETDLKNLQDAIQFGKIKIIDAINHQRILLQTKLNYLNTKSEFELSQIELVRVLGLPSDSLEVKP
- a CDS encoding MBOAT family O-acyltransferase, which produces MLFNSIDYFLFFVGCYTIYWMAPGKFRKYILIFFSLVFYGYWSLSFLTHFLLFILITHFFVLGILKTKKKIFLVLGVVINLLNLCFFKYILTYLQFLSKEGEISIPFIQSLSQFALPLAISFYTFQMIAYLVDAWRGKFTESPFTNFLLFILFFPQLIAGPIMRHDDFYEQIDHAKLNWDFVHRGILHILSGIIKKVLIADQIAKTINPVFADPAGYDGLSIFISTMAFSLQVYGDFSGYTDLARGSAFLLGYEIPENFRSPFLSVSFSEFWSRWHITLSTWIRDYLYIPLGGNRVSESRFMFNTVTVMALAGLWHGNTYTFFIWGFLHGIFLAIERFTFGKMNRKDMTTKQKIIGFIYVFIGFNLVSPFFRIDSLQGIYKFWSASTSTAKNFIYKPDFWLLILACYLFQFVEYKNYFKEKLQPYVHWLVPIFSLLVFFALVKIENPVETFIYFQF
- a CDS encoding efflux RND transporter periplasmic adaptor subunit, which translates into the protein MKKQTILLLTSLLLVSISIYLWKFRATNSISENTEDSKDIVKILDENRKNLSLEIEVVKTEPIETKIELIGETEAVPDAIIDVPARISGRITSVSFVEGDSIKKGQKLATIDSPELAKLRSAYLVAKSKYTAAEQNLNRINSLVKMNLAAKQELIDAESNLKVIESEKISAEENLRANGLAIDNSASGVYTVFSPRSGLALSRNAIPGSIVLGNQILTTIAELSQLWFQAKIFENDLKYLSEGIPGKIILNAYPDSEFEGILEHIGEKVDPESRTVHARLVFKNKNRKAKIGLFGKAILSVNGRNGIQIAEVAIQSYQNKKFVFIETKSNEFKWNEITTGFTTDGKTEIISGINEGDRVVTKGAFELKAILFKSTFGGE
- a CDS encoding DUF1574 family protein — encoded protein: MNQKRIYLYPFFIIFFVFLVDKLVCIPELREAGRRAYKSGQNVLVGLPKVWEEDKKLQSENTKVVVVTGTSRSDIFHEWEKIPVNQSTYSGPIYFETRSSIKASEYFLFYLMIQSMSKSGFKPDLLFLEFSEEMLNENNVFSYKSKWQELMLHEDELIDIFPTFNFKYQREILSKLFFLSYNYHFSPTQGVTNWIKGKTANDDNYFIALASYLNKKRPFDPKKIGIELDNFTPQEFKDRIVDYSQSQRELLLTNYTFSETEYGFLKKIIQHAEEHNIPTVLWEPQVHPYYGQLRKSITGGNLMEIYGRPLVDPNSKNIRLISLNHGNTNCKTFVDSSHVSPICVPEIADKLLQIAKEIPNFK